The DNA region GGCAGGAGGGGGTGCAGACGACGGGTCTCTTCCAGGGAGAGTTGGGGCACCTGCCACACCGGGTCGGGGTCGGGGGTCCTGGTTATACAGCAGGTGGGTGAACTGAGGACCATGCCTCCGTCCTCTCCCTCCATCGTCCTCCCCAGGATTAAGGCATCAGGTCCTGTCTCCGGCTGCACCCTCGCCAGCAGGCAAACAGGAAGGGGAGCGCCCAGGAGCGCCCAGAGCCAGGAGAGTGAGGGCCAGGGACGGACGCCCGGCTTCAGGAGGAGGCCGACCAGACGTCCCCGGGGCCTCAGCCCCACCCAGGGTTCCGGCTGTCAGAGCAGGAAGGGCAGGGCTGTAGGGGGGCttcatggctgtgtgtgtgtgtgtgacccagaagTCTTAAATTGTGACCCACAGAGCATGTGTTTGGATCCGAGTTTTTGTTTAAACCAGAGCAtccatcagctctggcttgaaggtggtgcaggggaattaaacctgggactttggagcaagcatttttgtttgcttttaatgtccttctctatcctctctctacttgagaggggaaggagagacctgtagccctacttcacaacttgtgagagcttaccccctgcagatggggactggggactcgaacctgggtccttgtgatcaAACaggacttgctttttttttatatatgtatttattggggtcgaggcagtggtgcacctcattgagcacacacattacagcgcacaaggacccaggttcagtcccccggaccccacctgcagggggaaagctttgcaagcagtgaagccggactgtaggtgtctgtctcccccttccatcttaatTCTTGTCTGTATCCAATCAGAAATGAACtatccttaaaaagaaaaaataggggagtcggggcggtagcgcagcgggttaagcgcaggtggcacaaagcacacggaccggccgaaggatcccggttcgagcccccgactccccacctgcaggggagtcacttcacaggcggtgaagcaggtctgcaggtgtctgtctttctctccccctctctgtcttcccctcctccctcgatttctctctgtcctatccaacaacgacgacaacaataataactacaacaataaaacaagggcaacaaaaaggaaatgaatattaaaaatatatagatatatatttgaaaataggtCCCACGGGGTCCGAGGGCTGACATCCAGTGCCCCCAAAGCATCCAGGATGCTGGGGAGTGAGGTGGGCTGGGCCAGGCACATTCCTGGGAAGCTGGCTGGGATCTGAGGCATCCTGTGAAGAGGCCAGGgcggggctggggaggcaggCGGGTGGCGACACTTTCCACCTGCGGCTTCCAGCTTGGGATCAGACAGGCACCCTGTGTCCTGCCCCCTGATTCCAGAGGGGCCCCCAGAAATATGTCTCCGAAGACAAGCcagctgtggggtgtgtgtgtgtcaggaggTCTGTGGCTGGAATTGGGAAGTAGAGGTCTGGTGCCTCCCACTCGCCCTCCACCCCAGATGAAACTCTCTtggtgaaataattcacttgggaTGTGTGTTGCTTTGTTATGTAGgcgaccagggtttgaacctggcccccaccacattggaggaagctcagtctttttttgtcttttaaatactttattaatttataagaAAAATTAGGGAGAATCAAACATCaccctggtccatgtgctgctggggatcgaactcatggacctcatgcttgagagtccaatgctttatccgctgcgccaccttccagaccacttgccccccctttttttgcctccagggccattgctggggctcagaaccagcactatgaatccactgctcctggaggccccccattttattgcacaggacagagggggagaccagagggacagagaaaaacagacacctgtagacctgcgtcactgcctgtgaaactttcccgctgcaggtggggaaccaggggctcaaacgttccccttccatcttaattctgtgtttatttaatatatacatatttaaaaaattattttacctatttttaaattaacaaggagatacagaaagaccagagctctgctcagctctggctaatggtggtgctggggtttgaacctgggcactgAAAACCTAGAGTATGAAATTTTTTGCCAacctattatgttgtctcccaagcctgaaagaccaaaaaaaaaaaaaattttttttaaagattttatttattcattaatgagaaagataggagagagagaaagaaccagacatcacccagGTCCAGatgctgcaggggatcgaactcaggacctcatgctggagagtcaagtgctttggccactgtgacacctcctggaccacgacaaaaatttttttaaaaaattgagaagagggcgcaaagcacaaggaccggcataaggatctcggttcgaaccctggctccccacctgcaggggtcacttcacaggtggtgaagcaggtctgcaggtgtctgtctctccccctctctgtcttcccctcctctctccgtttctctctgtcctatccaacaacgacaacatcaataataactacaacaataaaaaaaaaatttagaatggATCATGGCATTGAATGGTGGACAacggtgtgtgtgtctctatctccctccctccattccccctggtcctcctcctcctcgcttttcagcttctctctgtatGGACCCAAAAGCCAAAGTCAGGAGCCGGAGTAGGGTGTGGAGTGGCTGGGCCTGTTTATTGGTGGCAGGAAGGCGGGGCCAGGCGGCCCTCACTCCTTGAGGGAGAAGTGCATCTTGTCGTTGACCATCTTGCGCTCGGGGTTGAGCCGCTTGAGGATCTGGGCCAGCACGTTCACCGTCTGCTCGCTGCTCAGCCCCGTCTTCTTGGTCTGGAACTTTTTCAGGAGGTCCTTGGTGGTCATGGGCTTCCGGGTCAGATAGCGGCGGACGGCGTCCTCTGTCACCTGGATATCTCTGGAGGAGGTGGGAGATGAGTTGGGGTGGGGAGTTTTAGAGGGGGGCCCTCCTTGCTTTAGATGCTCCCACACTTACttgatggacaggacagagaaagagagagccctgctcagctctggctgatggtggtgctggggattgaacatgggatccCAGAGCCTCAGGTGGGTCATTTACTTTGCATCAGGAgtctgctgtctccctggccctgcctttttcttgttgatttgtGACAGCTCTTTACATAtgaaggatctttttttttttttttttccttcccgggaccctgctcagctctggctgatggtggtgctggggcttgaacttgggacctcagagccacaggcggaagagtgtctttgcagaaccatcctgctgtctccctggccttgattttttttttcttcttgttacattttgtttctctctctcgaACAATaaacggggctcgaacccgagtccttgtgcttcagaacTCCCGCCCTCCTTCGCCTCCCTCGCCCACAGATGGTGCCGGGACTCACCCGCCGCTGGGCGCCGCCTTGGCGGGAGGCTGCAGGGGGCCCTTCCCCGCCAGGCCCGGGGCTCCGGCCTCCAGTCTGAGTCTCTTGGCCGCAGGCGTCTCCTGGGTCCTCTTGCCTGGAGGGGGCGGGGGGCGCAGGCTGAGCGGGGGGCCTCGGCCGGGGGTGGGCTGCGGATGGGAGGCGGCCCACGGGCCCCGGCGCTTACCCGGCTCCAGCCTGGAGGCGGCGGCCCGcagggtggagggtgtgggcGCCCCTTCGGCGCTGGGGGTCCCTGGTCTGCTGCTGCCCCGGGAGCTGTCCCCCGAGTGTTTGCGTTCCCTCTTGGGGGGCGTCTTCTTCTTCTGCGGGAGACAAGGAGCCGGGGCTCAGGTTGGGTTGGGGTGCCCGCCGGCTGCCCCTCCCAGCAGGGACCTGCCCCCATTCCTGGCTCCGCCCCTCCCAGCCTGACCCCGCCCTCCCGGCCAtggcccctccccctccaaggCTCCACCCCTCCGTGGCCCCGCCCTCCCGGGACTGACCACGCCCCTCCCAGCCATGGCCCCGCCCTCCCGGGCCTGACCCCGCCCCTCCCGGCCATGGCCCCGCCCTCCTGGGCCTAACCCGGCCAtggcccctccccctccaaggCTCCAGCCCTCCGTGGCCCCGCCCTCCCGGGCCTGACCCGCCCCTCCCGGCCATGGCCCCTCCCCTCCAAGGCTCCAGCCCTCCGTGGCCCCGCCCCCCCGGGCCTGCCCAAGCCCCAGCTCACCGCCATGAACAGGGCCGAGGAGGCCTCGTTGTCGATGTCGCTGTCCTCGGAGCTGTCAGACTCATCGCTGCTGTCTGCGGGAAAGAAGTCAGGGCCGGGCTCCCTCTAGACCCCGCAGCTCCCTACCCCATACTTGCTTTTTGGGTTTTGGTTTTGACCCTGGGTCTGCAGGGTGTAGTGCACACGGTACTCACTAagcgcaaggccctgggttcgagccctcctgcagggggggacgcactgtctctctctgtattcccccctGCTCTCTCATCAGATTGGGGCAGGCGGCGGCGCACCTGCTTGGGAACGCACGTGCCAATGACAAAGGGACCCgggagcagggctgccggtgtcacTCCGCCTCTATAAAGCACCCCACTTCCCTCCTagcgcctctccctctctccctctctctccaagaCTAAGAAGAAAGAGCCCTGACCAGCtgagccccctcccccgcccagtGCTGCGGGGTCCCACCCggtgagcttcccctggtgctgcggGGTCTTGCCTCTCTTGCGCTTCTTCTCGGTTGCGGCCGGGGGGGCGGCCACCTTCttgtcatcctcctcctccttttcctcctcggCCGGCTTCTCTTCCTCGCTCTCCTCGCTGCTCCCGCTGTGCTCGTCTAGCCCCTTGGGGCCCTCCTCGTGCTGCGGGGCCTTGGCCTTGCTGGGGAGCTCGTCCTCTGAGCTGCTTGGGGACAGGGGTCAGCTGGAGGGCCTGGGGCTCTCCCACCTCTCCAGGGTCCCGCCCACTCACATCCCCGCCAATCCTGGAATCTGTCTCACTCACCAGGGGCCACCCATCTTGGACCCACCTATCCTGAGCCGTGTCTCActtgggctccgccccctcttggaCCCACCTCTCCTGAGCCGTGTCTCACTTGAGCTCCGCCCCCTCTCGGACCCACCTCTCCTGAGCCGTGTCTCACTTAGGCTCCGCCCCCTTTTGGACCCACCTCTCCTGAGCCGTGTCTCACTtaggctccgccccctctcggaCCCACCTCTCCTGAGTCGTGTCTCATTTGAGCTCCGCCCCCTCTCGGACCCACCTCTCCTGAGCCGTGTCTCACTTGGGCCCCGCCCCCTCTCGGACccacctctcctttccctgccCCGCCCTGGCCCCGCGCCCTGGGCCCCGCCCACCTGGAGCCATCCGACATGTAGTCCACCTCCTGCCCCTCGAAGTCGCCGTCGTCACTGTCCTCAAAGGCCTCGTCGTccgagcccttcttcttcttcttcttcttcttggccGTCTTGGCCGAGGCCGCCTTATTCTTGGCCTTCGAGGCCCGGCCGCCTGTCGGAGGATGGAGAAGTTGGGGGCTTCACGgtgaatgtttatttttaaatgagatcacgccagccagccagccagacagacagacagacagaacccagcgctctgctcagctctggctgatgacggtgctggggcttgaacccggggcctcaggcgGGAGAATCTCTGACACCCTCACATTGGCCACTTTCACAAGTACCCCCTGAAAAAACCCCATCCAGCCGAGACAACTCGGGCAGAGCATGTCTCTCCCCcgcggttggagcccctgcaccGAACGGACGGCCCCACAGCACCGGGGAAGCGCGAGGGCTGAGCGGTGGCTGGCGAGCCTCACCTTCGTCCCCGCTGGCGTCGCTGTCGTCCGAGGACATGTCCAGGTCGTCCTCGAGGTCGTGGATGCGCAGCTCGCTGGTCTTCTTGCGGCCGCGCTTCTCCTTGTCCTCGTCGTCATCGTCCTGGTCCTGATCCTTGAGGCGCCGCTGCTGCATGATGCTGAAGTGGTTCAGGACCTTGTTCCTCCTGTGGCGGGGGCGGTGGAGTTTGCATGTTGGGGGCGGGTCCGAGAGGAGGGAACCCCTGGGGGTGGGGCTTACAGGGGACAAGGGGGCAGGGCAGGCTAAGGAGGACCCCCCCATGGGCGGGGCTTAGAGGGGCACCCCGTGGGCGGGGCTTACAGAGGGACAACCCTATGGGCGGGGCTTACAGAGGGAATTCCTTCTGGGCGGGGCTTACAGGGCACCCAGGGGTGGGGCTTACAGGCGGAATTCCCTGTGGGCGGG from Erinaceus europaeus chromosome 23, mEriEur2.1, whole genome shotgun sequence includes:
- the GTF2F1 gene encoding general transcription factor IIF subunit 1 — encoded protein: MAALGPGSQNVTEYVVRVPKNMTKKYNIMAFNAADKVNFSTWNQARLERDLSNQKIYQEEELPESGAGSEFNRKLREEARRKKYGIVLKEFRAEDQPWLLRVNGKAGRRFRGIKKGGVTENTTYYIFTQCPDGAFEAFPVHNWYNFTPLARHRTLTAEEAEEEWERRNKVLNHFSIMQQRRLKDQDQDDDDEDKEKRGRKKTSELRIHDLEDDLDMSSDDSDASGDEGGRASKAKNKAASAKTAKKKKKKKKGSDDEAFEDSDDGDFEGQEVDYMSDGSSSEDELPSKAKAPQHEEGPKGLDEHSGSSEESEEEKPAEEEKEEEDDKKVAAPPAATEKKRKRDSSDESDSSEDSDIDNEASSALFMAKKKTPPKRERKHSGDSSRGSSRPGTPSAEGAPTPSTLRAAASRLEPGKRTQETPAAKRLRLEAGAPGLAGKGPLQPPAKAAPSGGDIQVTEDAVRRYLTRKPMTTKDLLKKFQTKKTGLSSEQTVNVLAQILKRLNPERKMVNDKMHFSLKE